One Camelina sativa cultivar DH55 chromosome 3, Cs, whole genome shotgun sequence genomic window carries:
- the LOC104773176 gene encoding single-stranded DNA-binding protein WHY1, chloroplastic → MSQLLSSPPTAASSNLRFLSSSSVLVAGGVGVKRHGVALKPTSKTVELSVKSRQTDYFEKQRFGDSSSSSSSSLSYSSQNAEGSPARFYVGHSIYKGKAALTVDPRAPEFVALDSGAFKLSKDGFLLLQFAPSAGVRQYDWSKKQVFSLSVTEIGTLVSLGPTESCEFFHDPFKGKSDEGKVRKVLKVEPLPDGSGHFFNLSVQNKLLNVDDNIYIPITRAEFAVLISAFNFVLPYLIGWHAFANPIKPEDANKMNNASPNYGGDYEWNR, encoded by the exons ATGTCGCAGCTCTTATCTTCTCCTCCAACGGCGGCCAGCTCCAATCTTCGCTTTCTCTCTTCGTCTTCAGTACTCGTTGCCGGCGGTGTTGGAGTGAAACGGCATGGGGTCGCCTTGAAACCGACGTCGAAGACGGTGGAGCTCTCGGTTAAGTCCCGTCAGACGGATTACTTCGAGAAGCAGAGGTTcggtgactcttcttcttcttcttcttcttcgctttcaTACTCCTCACAAAACG CTGAAGGATCGCCAGCTAGATTTTATGTTGGTCATTCGATATACAAAGGGAAAGCTGCGTTAACAGTAGATCCAAGAGCACCAGAGTTTGTGGCTTTAGAC tctgGAGCTTTCAAGTTGTCAAAAGATGGTTTTCTACTGCTCCAGTTTGCTCCTTCAGCTGGTGTTCGACAATACGATTGGAGCAAGAAACAG GTGTTCTCATTGTCTGTTACAGAAATCGGAACTCTGGTTAGCTTAGGCCCGACAGAATCATGTGAATTCTTCCATGATCCATTCAAGGGAAAAAG TGATGAAGGAAAAGTGAGGAAAGTGTTGAAAGTTGAGCCTCTCCCAGATGGTTCTGGTCACTTCTTCAACCTAA GTGTACAAAACAAGCTTTTGAATGTTGATGATAACATTTACATACCAATCACTAGAGCAGAGTTTGCTGTTCTCATCTCTGCTTTCAAT TTTGTCTTGCCTTACCTTATAGGCTGGCATGCATTTGCAAACCCCATCAAACCAGAAGACGCAAACAAGATGAACAACGCTTCGCCCAACTATGGAGGAGACTATGAATGGAATAGATAA
- the LOC104773181 gene encoding probable pectate lyase 3 — translation MAAAFLTLGGFFLSLLAIVAPQVGAHVAVFDSYWMQRKSDALKQTFGSYDPNPLNVTNHFNYHVNLAVDATESINDTRRELTQVRSRRKLQKHGGKCVAYNPIDKCWRCDRNWANNRKKLADCALGFGRKTTGGKDGPIYVVTDASDNDLINPKPGTLRYAVTRDGPLWIIFARSMIIKLQQELMITSDKTIDGRGARVYIMEGAGLTLQFVNNVIIHNIYVKHIVTGNGGLIRDSEQHIGLRTKSDGDGISLFGATNIWIDHVSMTRCEDGMIDAIDGSTAVTISNSHFTDHQEVMLFGARDEHVIDKKMQITVAFNHFGKRLEQRMPRCRFGTIHVVNNDYTHWEMYAIGGNMDPTIISQGNRFIAPPNEQAKQITKREYTPFVEWKSWNWQSEGDYFLNGAYFVQSGKANAWSAKLHNPIPNKFAIRPKPGMMVRKLTMEAGVLGCKHGKAC, via the exons ATGGCAGCAGCGTTTTTGACTCTTGGCGGCTTCTTTTTATCGTTATTAGCTATAGTGGCTCCACAGGTTGGAGCGCATGTGGCTGTCTTTGATAGCTACTGGATGCAACGTAAAAGCGATGCATTGAAACAAACATTTGGCTCTTACGATCCTAATCCACTTAACGTCACCAACCACTTTAATTACCATGTCAATTT AGCTGTGGATGCCACGGAATCAATAAACGATACAAGGAGAGAGCTTACACAGGTCAGAAGTCGTCGAAAATTGCAAAAACACGGCGGAAAATGCGTAGCTTATAACCCCATAGACAAATGCTGGCGATGCGACCGTAACTGGGCAAATAACCGGAAGAAACTAGCGGATTGTGCTCTCGGATTCGGCCGGAAAACCACCGGAGGAAAAGACGGACCGATCTACGTTGTCACCGACGCGTCTGACAACGATCTTATCAACCCTAAACCAGGAACGTTAAGGTATGCAGTAACTAGAGACGGACCCCTTTGGATCATATTTGCAAGAAGCATGATCATAAAACTGCAACAAGAATTGATGATAACGAGCGACAAAACAATCGATGGAAGAGGAGCGAGGGTTTACATCATGGAAGGGGCTGGACTAACGCTGCAATTTGTGAATAATGTGATCATACACAATATTTACGTCAAGCACATCGTTACTGGTAACGGTGGGTTGATCAGAGACTCAGAGCAGCACATAGGGCTTAGGACAAAAAGTGATGGTGATGGAATCAGCTTGTTTGGAGCAACGAATATTTGGATCGATCATGTCTCAATGACAAGATGTGAAGATGGTATGATCGATGCAATTGACGGCTCCACCGCCGTAACTATCTCCAATAGTCATTTCACCGACCAccaagag GTGATGCTGTTTGGGGCGAGGGACGAACACGTGATAGACAAGAAAATGCAGATAACGGTTGCGTTTAACCACTTCGGTAAGAGATTGGAACAGAGAATGCCTCGTTGCAGATTCGGAACGATCCATGTGGTGAACAATGACTACACACATTGGGAAATGTATGCAATTGGTGGAAACATGGACCCTACAATCATTAGTCAAGGAAACCGTTTCATTGCTCCTCCTAACGAACAAGCCAAACAGATAACAAAGAGAGAGTACACGCCATTCGTTGAATGGAAGTCATGGAACTGGCAATCAGAAGGAGATTACTTCCTCAACGGAGCTTACTTTGTGCAGTCAGGAAAAGCAAATGCGTGGAGCGCTAAACTGCATAACCCGATTCCAAACAAGTTTGCAATTCGACCTAAACCGGGAATGATGGTCCGGAAACTCACCATGGAAGCAGGAGTGCTTGGTTGCAAACACGGTAAAGCATGCTGA
- the LOC104773190 gene encoding aldehyde oxidase GLOX-like: protein MKQERFKKNINAVVLCLFSFFFLCSTSDLLLPRSPLAILTGGRWDLLQPSVGISAMHMQLLHNNKVVIFDRTDYGPSNLTLPPHLCQNATVFDCSAHSILYDVASNTFRPLTLRYDTWCSSGSLNASGSLIQTGGYGSGERTVRVFTPCDGVGSLSCDWVENRAYLSSRRWYSTNQILPDGRIIIVGGRRAFTYEFYPKNPGKSVFNLRFLAETRDPNEENNLYPFLHLLPDGNLFIFANRRSILFDFVNHRIIKEFPVIPGGDKRNYPSTGSSVLLPLLLTGESNRSKIAAEVMVCGGAPPGAFFKAARTIPKIFVGGSRSCGRLKVTDPNPRWIMEQMPSPRVMGDMLLLPNGDVLIINGAANGTAGWEDATNAVLNPVLYLPDEPDPTRRFEILAPTRIPRMYHSASLLLSDGRVLVGGSNPHRNYNFTASPYPTELSLEAYLPRYLDPQYVRVRPTIITVELAGKMLNGQGFAVTFVIPAFGMFDGGVSVRLVAPSFSTHSTAMNQRMLVLRVRRVSQLSVFAYKADVEGPTNSYVAPPGYYMMFVVHRGIPSVAVWVKI from the coding sequence atgaaacaAGAAAGGTTCAAGAAGAACATTAACGCCGTCGTTTTATGtttgttctccttcttcttcctctgttccacGTCGGATTTGCTCCTCCCACGTTCACCGTTAGCGATACTCACCGGCGGGAGGTGGGATCTCCTGCAGCCGAGTGTAGGTATATCCGCAATGCACATGCAGCTTCTACACAACAACAAAGTCGTCATCTTCGACCGTACCGACTACGGCCCTTCGAATCTCACTCTCCCTCCTCATCTCTGCCAAAACGCCACCGTTTTCGACTGCTCTGCTCATTCTATACTCTACGACGTCGCTTCGAACACTTTTCGCCCACTCACACTTCGGTACGACACGTGGTGCTCCTCCGGTTCTTTAAACGCTTCCGGTTCTTTAATCCAAACCGGTGGTTACGGCTCCGGCGAAAGAACTGTACGTGTCTTCACACCTTGCGACGGAGTTGGAAGCCTCTCGTGTGATTGGGTTGAGAACAGAGCGTATCTCTCCTCTCGCCGGTGGTATTCAACCAATCAGATTCTTCCCGATGGTCGGATCATCATCGTCGGCGGCAGAAGAGCCTTCACCTACGAGTTTTACCCCAAGAATCCGGGCAAATCCGTCTTCAATCTCAGATTCTTGGCCGAGACGAGAGATCCGAATGAAGAGAACAATCTTTATCcgtttcttcatctcctcccCGACGGCAACCTCTTCATCTTCGCTAATCGGAGATCGATTCTGTTCGATTTCGTCAACCACCGGATCATCAAGGAGTTTCCGGTGATTCCCGGCGGCGATAAACGTAATTACCCAAGCACTGGCTCCTCCGTGCTCCTCCCTCTCTTACTCACCGGAGAAAGTAACCGATCGAAGATTGCGGCTGAGGTTATGGTATGCGGCGGTGCTCCCCCGGGAGCGTTCTTTAAAGCGGCGAGGACGATCCCTAAAATCTTCGTCGGAGGATCTCGCTCGTGCGGGAGATTGAAAGTGACCGACCCGAATCCGAGATGGATCATGGAGCAGATGCCATCGCCACGTGTCATGGGCGATATGTTGCTGTTACCAAACGGTGACGTTTTGATCATTAACGGTGCGGCTAACGGAACCGCTGGTTGGGAGGACGCTACGAACGCTGTTCTCAACCCGGTTTTGTATTTACCCGACGAGCCTGACCCGACCCGAAGATTCGAAATTCTCGCCCCGACTCGAATCCCTAGAATGTACCATTCCGCGTCTCTCCTTCTTTCCGACGGCAGAGTCTTAGTCGGAGGAAGCAATCCTCACCGGAATTACAATTTCACGGCGAGTCCGTACCCGACGGAGCTCAGCCTCGAGGCTTACCTCCCGCGTTACCTCGATCCGCAGTACGTGCGCGTGAGGCCGACGATTATCACGGTAGAGCTAGCCGGAAAAATGTTGAACGGTCAGGGTTTTGCGGTCACGTTCGTGATTCCGGCGTTCGGGATGTTCGACGGAGGAGTGTCGGTGCGGCTAGTGGCGCCGTCGTTCAGCACTCACTCGACGGCGATGAACCAGAGGATGTTGGTGTTGCGTGTGAGGCGCGTGAGTCAGTTATCTGTTTTCGCGTATAAAGCTGACGTGGAAGGACCAACGAACTCCTACGTGGCACCGCCTGGGTATTATATGATGTTCGTGGTTCACCGTGGAATCCCGAGTGTAGCGGTTTGGGTTAAGATTTAA
- the LOC104773199 gene encoding zinc-finger homeodomain protein 4-like codes for MEIASQEDHDMPIPLNTTFGGGGNGSHGHMIHHHHELHAPNSAPPTHNNTTTQPPQMPLHGNGHVNNYDHHHHQQDPHHVSYNAIIKKPMIKYKECLKNHAAAMGGNATDGCGEFMPSGEDGSIETLTCSACNCHRNFHRKEVEGEPAATDMSPYHQPPPPRKLMLNHHKIRSAMPHQMIMPIGVSNYRYMHNNSESEDFMEEDGITTASRSLPHPPYNQKKRFRTKFTPEQKEKMLNFAEKVGWKIQRQEDCVVQRFCEEIGVKRRVLKVWMHNNKLHFSKKNNNSNINLEYNDNEKSNNLNNVDLSANNDIITKIVP; via the coding sequence ATGGAAATTGCAAGTCAAGAAGATCATGATATGCCCATCCCATTAAACACTAcatttggtggtggtggtaatggTAGTCATGGTCAtatgattcatcatcatcatgagcTTCATGCTCCTAATTCTGCTCCTCCAACTCACAACAACACTACTACTCAACCACCACAAATGCCGCTACATGGCAATGGTCATGTCAACAActatgatcatcatcatcatcaacaagatcCTCATCATGTGAGTTACAACGCCATCATCAAGAAGCCTATGATAAAGTACAAGGAGTGTCTCAAGAACCATGCAGCAGCTATGGGAGGCAATGCTACTGATGGGTGTGGAGAGTTTATGCCAAGTGGTGAAGATGGCTCCATTGAAACTCTTACTTGCTCAGCTTGCAATTGCCACAGAAACTTCCATAGAAAAGAAGTGGAAGGCGAACCTGCAGCCACAGACATGTCTCCTTACCACCAACCGCCTCCACCGAGAAAACTCATGCTCAACCACCATAAGATCAGATCAGCCATGCCGCACCAAATGATCATGCCAATTGGAGTTTCTAACTACCGGTACATGCATAACAACTCCGAGTCCGAGGACTTTATGGAGGAAGATGGCATAACCACCGCATCTAGATCGCTACCACACCCGCCATACAACCAGAAGAAGAGGTTTAGGACGAAGTTCACGCCGGAACAGAAGGAGAAGATGCTGAATTTTGCTGAGAAAGTTGGCTGGAAGATACAAAGGCAAGAAGATTGTGTTGTTCAAAGGTTTTGTGAAGAGATTGGAGTAAAGAGAAGAGTCCTTAAGGTTTGGATGCACAACAACAAGCTACATTTCTCCAAGAAGAACAATAATAGCAACATTAACCTCGAATACAACGACAACGAAAAGAGCAACAATCTGAACAATGTTGATCTGTCCGCTAATAACGACATCATCACTAAGATCGTTCCATGA
- the LOC104773205 gene encoding NADH dehydrogenase [ubiquinone] 1 beta subcomplex subunit 3-B has product MAKPLGTTGEFFRRRDEWRKHPMLSNQMRHALPGLGIGVAAFCVYLVGEQIYSKALVPSKSAHHHQEQPATSH; this is encoded by the coding sequence ATGGCGAAGCCTTTGGGAACCACCGGCGAATTTTTCCGGCGAAGAGATGAATGGAGGAAGCATCCGATGCTATCGAACCAGATGAGACACGCTCTTCCAGGACTTGGCATCGGCGTGGCTGCCTTCTGCGTCTACCTCGTCGGTGAGCAGATCTACAGCAAAGCTTTGGTTCCTTCCAAATCAGCTCACCACCACCAGGAACAGCCTGCTACGTCTCACTGA